From Syntrophorhabdaceae bacterium, the proteins below share one genomic window:
- a CDS encoding response regulator, with protein MAKRIMTVDDSASVRQMVGFTLRQAGYEVIEAVDGKDALSKLDGSAVHMVITDLNMPNLDGIGLIKGVRGHNSYKFIPIVMLTTESQESKKLEGKQAGATGWIVKPFKPEQLVAVTRKVLG; from the coding sequence ATGGCTAAGAGGATCATGACGGTGGACGATTCGGCAAGCGTCAGACAAATGGTCGGCTTTACCCTGAGGCAAGCAGGCTATGAAGTGATTGAGGCGGTCGACGGTAAAGATGCCCTATCGAAACTCGATGGAAGTGCTGTTCATATGGTGATAACCGACCTCAACATGCCGAATCTTGACGGTATCGGCCTGATCAAGGGTGTACGGGGTCACAATTCGTACAAGTTCATACCCATCGTCATGCTAACTACTGAATCTCAGGAATCGAAGAAGCTCGAAGGGAAGCAGGCAGGGGCCACTGGTTGGATCGTGAAGCCCTTCAAGCCGGAACAACTTGTTGCGGTTACAAGGAAGGTACTGGGATGA
- a CDS encoding PAS domain S-box protein gives MWSDNLPKALEYSKPVLDCVGDPVFILDRQYRNVFVNKALCEKSGIPLERWLGRTAQELFPKEQADIFMEDARQVFETGKQSVKEEQATDAYGNVHTIETTKTVYKDATGEQYLIGVLREITENKAAEEALKESEHRYRLLAENATDVISVLTLDLTYKYVSPSVKQAWGFSPEELIDQPISHNMTAESLEFVVSAIREDLEREEGETVDPDRGKVLELEMIRKDGSTMWVEVKASFLHSDNGDPIEIMGIARDITERKRMEEVLRRSELQLSQAMDLADIVYWEYDPVENVQIFNDAFYAFYGTTAEREGGYRMTGEEYRKRFVHPDDQPGVLETVQRILAENITGPLPPIEHRVVRRDGKVRHTVVLATNVMDASGRLIRRYGVNQDITKRKEVEEELRSREHELEKKSFDLQEVNSALKVLLKHRDEDKSTLENAIHTNVRELIVPYIERLKNTQMSDVQKTYVGIVESGLNEIISPFLHKLGAAYSHFTKTEIQIANLIRAGKGSKQIAELLNISEGTVEVHRNNIRKKLGLKHKTVNLQAHLLSL, from the coding sequence ATGTGGAGCGATAATCTCCCGAAGGCCTTGGAATACAGCAAACCGGTTCTCGATTGTGTTGGAGACCCGGTCTTCATTCTGGACCGTCAATACAGGAATGTCTTCGTCAACAAAGCGCTTTGCGAAAAGTCTGGGATTCCCTTAGAGCGGTGGCTGGGAAGGACCGCGCAAGAATTATTTCCCAAGGAGCAGGCCGATATTTTCATGGAGGATGCCAGGCAAGTCTTCGAGACCGGGAAGCAAAGTGTTAAAGAAGAACAGGCAACCGACGCATACGGTAATGTCCATACAATCGAAACAACGAAAACGGTTTATAAGGATGCCACAGGCGAACAATACCTCATCGGCGTGCTGCGCGAAATCACGGAAAATAAGGCCGCTGAAGAGGCGTTAAAAGAAAGCGAGCATAGATACCGTCTGCTTGCCGAGAATGCTACGGACGTGATCTCTGTTCTTACCTTGGACTTAACATACAAGTACGTCAGTCCCTCGGTCAAACAGGCATGGGGGTTTTCCCCAGAAGAGTTGATTGATCAGCCAATCAGCCATAATATGACGGCTGAAAGTCTCGAATTCGTGGTAAGTGCTATCCGGGAAGATCTGGAACGAGAAGAAGGCGAAACGGTTGACCCCGACCGGGGCAAAGTCCTGGAGCTGGAAATGATACGCAAAGACGGCTCGACCATGTGGGTCGAGGTAAAGGCATCGTTTCTGCACAGCGATAACGGCGATCCAATAGAGATCATGGGCATAGCGCGTGATATTACGGAACGCAAACGGATGGAAGAAGTCCTGCGCAGGAGCGAACTTCAATTATCTCAGGCCATGGATCTTGCCGATATCGTGTACTGGGAGTATGACCCTGTCGAGAACGTGCAGATTTTCAACGATGCCTTTTATGCCTTTTATGGCACCACCGCCGAGCGTGAAGGCGGATACCGGATGACGGGCGAAGAATACAGAAAGCGATTTGTTCATCCTGACGATCAACCAGGTGTCCTTGAAACAGTGCAACGGATTCTTGCAGAAAACATCACCGGACCCCTTCCCCCTATAGAGCACCGCGTTGTTCGGCGCGACGGCAAAGTACGACATACTGTGGTTCTGGCAACAAACGTCATGGACGCCTCAGGCCGCTTAATCAGGAGGTACGGGGTGAATCAGGACATCACAAAGCGCAAGGAAGTCGAAGAAGAGCTTAGGAGCAGAGAGCACGAACTGGAAAAAAAGTCTTTTGATCTCCAGGAAGTGAACAGCGCTCTGAAAGTATTGCTGAAACACCGGGACGAAGACAAATCAACGCTCGAAAATGCCATCCACACCAATGTGCGAGAGCTCATCGTGCCCTACATCGAGAGGCTGAAGAATACGCAGATGAGCGATGTCCAGAAAACGTACGTAGGCATCGTCGAGTCCGGTCTGAACGAGATAATCTCTCCTTTCCTGCATAAGCTGGGCGCTGCCTATTCCCACTTCACGAAGACCGAGATCCAGATAGCCAACCTGATCAGGGCCGGCAAGGGCAGCAAGCAGATAGCAGAACTGCTGAATATCTCTGAGGGCACCGTCGAGGTCCACCGGAACAACATCAGAAAGAAACTGGGCCTAAAACATAAAACCGTCAATCTTCAGGCACACTTACTCTCCCTTTAG
- a CDS encoding STAS domain-containing protein — MTDCVVEKNNNETILHLSGELQIEYAAQLRSLLADSLREADLVKIDLSSVTAADISCLQLFCAAHKTSLAANKLLDLIGIPSTAFKDLARRTGCIRSSGCNPDKGTSCLWSEEKYYG; from the coding sequence ATGACCGATTGTGTAGTTGAAAAGAATAATAATGAAACTATTCTCCATCTTTCCGGTGAATTGCAGATTGAGTATGCGGCTCAACTACGGTCTCTGCTTGCCGATTCCCTGAGAGAAGCCGACCTGGTAAAGATAGACCTGTCCTCGGTTACCGCTGCGGACATCTCCTGCTTGCAGCTTTTTTGTGCTGCACATAAAACATCGCTAGCAGCAAATAAACTTCTGGATCTTATTGGAATACCGTCGACCGCTTTCAAAGACCTGGCCCGCCGAACAGGATGTATTCGCTCAAGTGGGTGCAATCCTGACAAGGGAACGTCGTGTTTGTGGAGTGAGGAAAAATATTATGGCTAA
- a CDS encoding methyl-accepting chemotaxis protein: MDMMTVITCAEAVDGHNTDEQNESARKFAAASAGDLRALNVSTENDFLSIGSYLQKLSSQAISISKAAGSVAKMVGSEEAVASTDRLRDAEACIGTYLEKSQGRFTYTSDSMLHIIRLMDAVYTPLSTFKSIVKHLHMLGISTRIEDARVNSDGRFDTLSKHVEKLSVMIASRADAIVKAIVSLQEIMKQSRPQVDSARDMMSIRAQSMLNRIKSGLSMFLEKGELSSQTAISLAANSEQVASNISRVISSLQFQDITRQQIEHVVDLFDEVASEIVVPRDIVAILADTGPVQIDQLEHARKEMGSAVATIINGLEAIARNLWSMLRETEKLTGIAGNAHSSFLADINYSVSFVVGSLEENREADEQLARAVGDLSDSIQNVSAHVDDIEEISSEIELIAINAQIRAAHMAENGGALGVLAEAIRNLSETTSKQTLAITSALESVREASVSLSAESQRNGNGEDILAMRTEIDSVLDFLGESQQTLSSLLTQLKKETSELTEAIQTVIKSVSAHTRTDEVVGKIIKDFRNIVEGRKVEVGLATPTNGDYLTRLAERYTMQQERTVHQARLAGTNDSPSLKEDHFLDNVELF; the protein is encoded by the coding sequence ATGGACATGATGACCGTGATAACCTGCGCCGAGGCCGTTGACGGCCATAATACTGACGAGCAAAATGAATCGGCCCGAAAATTTGCGGCAGCCAGCGCGGGAGATCTCAGAGCCCTGAACGTATCGACGGAGAATGACTTCCTTTCGATAGGTTCGTACCTGCAGAAACTCTCCAGTCAGGCGATATCCATATCTAAGGCTGCTGGGTCCGTCGCAAAAATGGTAGGAAGCGAAGAGGCCGTGGCGAGCACGGACAGACTCAGAGATGCCGAGGCTTGTATAGGCACGTATCTTGAGAAGTCCCAGGGCAGGTTTACGTACACCTCCGATTCCATGCTTCACATCATACGCCTTATGGACGCTGTCTACACGCCCCTATCCACATTCAAGAGCATAGTCAAGCACCTTCACATGCTCGGTATTTCAACGAGAATAGAAGATGCGCGTGTCAACAGCGACGGCAGATTCGACACGCTCTCGAAACATGTAGAGAAGCTCTCGGTTATGATCGCATCAAGAGCGGACGCTATTGTCAAGGCCATCGTTTCGCTGCAGGAAATAATGAAGCAAAGCCGTCCACAGGTGGACAGCGCGAGAGACATGATGAGCATCAGGGCGCAGAGCATGCTCAACCGGATCAAATCGGGCCTTTCAATGTTTCTTGAAAAGGGAGAATTATCCTCTCAGACGGCCATAAGCCTGGCGGCGAATTCGGAACAGGTGGCATCAAACATTTCGCGCGTAATCTCCTCTCTACAGTTTCAGGATATCACTCGCCAACAGATCGAACATGTAGTCGATTTGTTCGATGAGGTGGCCAGTGAAATCGTTGTCCCGCGTGATATCGTGGCTATTCTTGCAGACACCGGCCCTGTTCAGATCGACCAGCTCGAACATGCGAGGAAAGAGATGGGCTCAGCTGTGGCAACGATCATAAACGGCCTTGAAGCTATAGCCCGGAATCTCTGGTCCATGCTTAGAGAAACGGAAAAGCTCACGGGTATTGCCGGGAATGCCCACTCCTCATTCCTGGCGGACATTAACTATTCGGTTTCATTCGTTGTCGGATCGCTCGAGGAGAACAGAGAAGCCGACGAGCAGCTCGCTCGCGCCGTAGGTGATCTTTCCGACTCGATTCAGAACGTCTCCGCTCATGTGGACGACATCGAGGAGATATCGTCCGAAATCGAGCTTATTGCCATCAACGCCCAGATCAGGGCCGCCCATATGGCCGAAAACGGGGGTGCTCTTGGCGTACTGGCCGAAGCCATCAGAAACCTTTCCGAGACTACCAGTAAACAGACACTGGCTATCACGAGTGCGCTTGAAAGTGTGAGGGAAGCTTCCGTGAGTCTGAGTGCCGAGAGCCAAAGAAACGGAAACGGGGAGGATATCCTGGCCATGAGAACAGAAATTGATTCAGTGCTTGATTTTTTGGGGGAATCTCAGCAGACACTCTCCTCGCTTCTCACCCAACTGAAAAAGGAAACAAGTGAGCTTACGGAAGCAATACAGACGGTTATCAAGAGCGTGAGTGCGCATACCAGGACAGACGAGGTTGTCGGAAAGATCATAAAGGATTTTCGTAATATTGTGGAAGGACGGAAAGTTGAAGTCGGCTTAGCGACGCCTACAAACGGGGACTATCTCACCCGTCTGGCCGAACGCTATACCATGCAGCAGGAACGAACCGTGCATCAGGCCCGTCTGGCCGGTACCAACGACTCACCGTCACTGAAGGAAGATCATTTTTTGGACAACGTTGAGCTGTTCTAG
- a CDS encoding ATP-binding protein yields MKRYGVNQDITDRKLAERRLADSEKLYRTLFENTGTATMIIENSTTISLCNSEFQRLSGYTKDEIEGKKSWTEFVTKEDLGRMLSSHHLRRKNPDAVPRQYGFQFVTRTGEVRDMCFVVDMIPGTDRSVASLVDITDLKQAEHERTRLEAQLYQAQKMEAIGTLAGGIAHDFNNILTALVGYATLLQMKVKRGTSRNYVDQILAASQKAADLVRNLLAFSRQQRIRLEPVSLHEIIRRTEKLLSRLLTEDMVIETYLAPDDIIVMADATQMDQILFNLTTNARDAMPQGGTLTIRTEMVELDDEFQRLHTYVKPGPYALLSVSDTGTGMDESLQKRIFDPFFTTKEVGKGTGLGLSTVYGIVKQHKGYITVYSEPQMGTTFHIYLPTVKKNSKKETSGPGPIQGGKETILIGEDSETVREFASTILTQHGYTTIEAVDGQDAVDQFRTAHTIDLLILDSVMPKKNGREAYNEIRAIKPGIKVIFTSGYTRDVLLDKGIQDEEFNFLQKPISPLTLLRKVREVLDSGQNEEKAACKNSDRNA; encoded by the coding sequence ATTAAGCGGTACGGGGTAAATCAGGATATTACCGACCGGAAACTGGCAGAAAGAAGACTAGCTGATTCCGAAAAACTCTACCGCACGCTCTTTGAAAACACAGGTACGGCAACGATGATTATCGAAAATAGCACGACAATCAGTCTTTGTAATAGCGAGTTTCAACGCCTTTCCGGCTACACCAAGGATGAAATTGAAGGCAAAAAGAGCTGGACCGAATTCGTAACCAAGGAAGACCTAGGAAGGATGCTCTCTTCCCATCATCTACGTCGCAAGAACCCTGACGCGGTCCCAAGGCAATACGGATTCCAGTTTGTTACACGAACCGGAGAAGTGCGGGATATGTGTTTTGTTGTGGACATGATCCCGGGTACTGACAGAAGTGTGGCGTCACTGGTCGACATAACCGACCTGAAACAGGCCGAGCACGAAAGGACGCGCCTTGAAGCTCAACTCTATCAGGCCCAAAAAATGGAAGCCATCGGTACCTTAGCCGGAGGTATCGCCCACGACTTCAACAACATCCTCACAGCCCTCGTCGGATACGCCACCCTCCTGCAAATGAAAGTTAAGCGCGGTACGTCACGGAATTATGTGGATCAGATCCTCGCTGCTTCGCAGAAGGCGGCCGACCTTGTACGCAACCTCCTTGCCTTCAGCAGACAACAAAGAATCAGACTTGAGCCCGTCAGTCTCCACGAGATCATCAGGAGGACGGAGAAGCTCCTTAGCCGCCTCCTTACCGAGGACATGGTTATCGAGACATACCTTGCTCCTGACGACATTATCGTCATGGCCGATGCAACCCAGATGGACCAGATTCTCTTCAATCTTACTACCAACGCCAGGGACGCCATGCCGCAGGGCGGTACGCTTACCATAAGGACGGAAATGGTGGAACTGGACGATGAGTTCCAGCGACTCCACACATACGTGAAACCTGGACCGTACGCCCTCCTCTCGGTCTCCGATACCGGCACGGGCATGGATGAAAGTCTGCAGAAAAGGATTTTTGACCCCTTCTTTACCACCAAGGAAGTGGGAAAAGGAACCGGTCTCGGGCTCTCTACCGTCTATGGAATCGTCAAGCAGCACAAAGGCTATATTACGGTATACAGTGAACCACAGATGGGAACGACCTTTCATATCTACCTCCCTACCGTCAAAAAAAACTCAAAAAAAGAGACGTCCGGACCGGGGCCTATTCAAGGAGGCAAGGAAACTATTCTGATCGGAGAGGACAGCGAAACGGTCAGAGAGTTTGCAAGCACAATACTCACACAACATGGGTATACGACAATTGAAGCGGTGGACGGACAGGATGCGGTAGACCAGTTCAGGACAGCCCATACAATTGACCTCCTGATCCTCGACTCGGTCATGCCGAAAAAGAACGGACGGGAAGCCTATAATGAAATACGTGCGATCAAGCCCGGCATCAAGGTGATCTTTACAAGCGGATATACCAGAGACGTTCTTCTCGACAAAGGCATTCAAGACGAAGAGTTCAACTTCCTTCAGAAGCCCATCTCACCTCTTACCCTCCTGCGGAAGGTAAGAGAGGTGTTGGATAGCGGGCAGAACGAAGAGAAAGCCGCCTGTAAGAATTCTGACCGTAATGCGTAA
- a CDS encoding PAS domain S-box protein — MLSKLRSLSIRTQFAILLLILVASCTVLIVYVGMKQRREAISQARADCLEVVNTITAEQQAVVRGAEQLATALALLPEVRLYKRDAVTTLLADLVKKNPQYTSITITDNSGMVWASSLPFEGKVSLADRRYFQQAVRTGMFSSGEYVMGRMARKGVISFAHPVKDTTNRLTGVVIVVLDLECAQKSFENVNLPPGGSFSLLDHRGVIFIRNLNDPLSRELVGKVDPRPETFARMQKGPDEGQIDSVGNDGRFRIGAYRKLRLSNEPEPYMYVRAGMPLAEVTAKANAATAWSLAFLALLFGAGLFLVWFAGKRLIVNPVALLKKASEQVKIGPEGVNVSRIVKNGELGDLARAFDDMAGSLVAWKAALRKSEQRWATTLASVGDAVIVTDTDGRVTFMNPIAEEVTGWTLERAKQRPITEVFQIVNEHTRNEVENPVDRVLREGTVVGLANHTILIRKDGSEVPIDDSGAPVRDLDGTTTGVVLVFRNIMQRRAQENHTNRLASFPELDPIPILEVDLSGDITFCNPSVEKTLEELGMDKRDCSPLLPSDMGSILRDWDGTSRTIAREVTIKDRVFGETIHFVPQFNAVRIYCREITRRKRAEQALQKAYEELELRVHERTAELHQAFANLSKERQRLYDVLESLPAYVALLGPDYRMPFVNRVFRDLFGDPGEKKCFEHLFGRTEPCGTCYTYETLKTSKPQSWQWTGPDRRIYDIHDFPFADSDGSPLILEMGMDITDRKRIEEEIRIANAYNRSLIEASVDPLATIDPEGKITDVNTATEKATGYGRDELIGTDFSDYFTESQKARASYLQVFTKGLVRDYPLEIRHRDGHITPVLYNASVYRDEEGKVAGVFAAARDISERRKLEEELRQTQKMESLGTLTGGIAHDFNNILAGMIGFTEMALDDIPPDSPARHHLELVLKSGFRARDLIRQMLSFSRKASYEIKAIPLTPIIKETVKLLRASIPTTIVIGMNVATNSDTILANATGIQQIIMNLATNAAHAMREKGGKLTITLKDAYQAHDRDLSPGAYLELVVEDTGAGMDTTVMERIFDPFFTTKEPGQGTGMGLAVVYGIVKSFNAEITVQSVPGEGSTFRVLLPKAVADEPSEASTSLAFPTGHEKILFVDDEQMLTELGKNMLERLGYAVTTMTSSSEALKLFYRDPFHFDLVITDQTMPELTGLRLAEQLLTVRSDLPIILCTGHSDSVNVDSATAAGIRGLLLKPLAKYELAVAVRKALDAKTGE; from the coding sequence ATGCTCAGTAAGCTCCGGTCTTTATCCATCCGTACCCAATTTGCGATCCTCTTATTGATCCTCGTCGCTTCATGCACCGTACTCATAGTCTATGTGGGGATGAAACAACGCAGGGAAGCGATAAGCCAGGCCAGAGCGGACTGTCTGGAAGTTGTCAACACCATAACGGCAGAGCAGCAGGCAGTGGTGAGAGGTGCAGAGCAATTGGCAACGGCCCTCGCTCTCCTCCCAGAAGTTAGATTGTACAAGCGCGACGCCGTTACCACGCTTCTTGCCGACCTCGTAAAAAAAAATCCACAGTACACGAGCATTACCATTACGGATAATTCCGGTATGGTCTGGGCATCCTCACTGCCTTTCGAGGGAAAGGTGTCGCTCGCCGATCGAAGGTATTTCCAGCAGGCGGTTCGTACCGGGATGTTTTCATCGGGCGAGTATGTCATGGGCAGGATGGCAAGAAAAGGGGTCATAAGCTTCGCACACCCGGTCAAGGATACCACGAATCGGCTGACAGGGGTCGTCATCGTGGTCCTCGATCTGGAATGCGCCCAGAAGTCTTTTGAGAACGTTAACCTTCCTCCCGGTGGGTCGTTCAGCCTTCTCGATCATCGGGGTGTGATTTTCATCAGAAACTTGAACGATCCTCTGTCTCGGGAACTCGTGGGAAAGGTCGACCCCAGACCGGAGACTTTTGCCCGGATGCAAAAGGGCCCTGATGAGGGGCAGATCGACAGCGTGGGCAACGATGGCAGGTTTCGTATCGGCGCCTACAGAAAACTACGCCTCTCTAACGAACCTGAGCCCTATATGTACGTGCGGGCAGGCATGCCTCTCGCTGAGGTGACCGCCAAGGCAAATGCCGCAACAGCATGGAGTCTTGCCTTTCTCGCCTTACTCTTCGGGGCTGGCCTCTTTCTCGTCTGGTTTGCCGGAAAGCGTCTCATCGTGAATCCTGTCGCCCTGCTTAAGAAGGCATCGGAGCAAGTAAAGATAGGCCCGGAAGGTGTGAACGTATCACGGATAGTCAAGAACGGTGAACTCGGGGATTTGGCGCGTGCATTCGATGACATGGCGGGCTCCCTCGTCGCATGGAAGGCTGCCTTGCGTAAGAGTGAACAGCGCTGGGCCACAACCCTTGCAAGCGTCGGCGATGCGGTCATCGTCACCGACACAGACGGCAGGGTGACCTTCATGAATCCGATCGCGGAAGAGGTCACTGGATGGACGCTTGAGAGGGCCAAACAAAGACCGATAACGGAGGTCTTTCAGATCGTAAACGAGCATACCCGCAACGAGGTTGAGAACCCGGTCGACCGGGTGCTGCGCGAAGGAACTGTGGTGGGCCTCGCGAACCACACGATCCTTATCAGGAAGGATGGCTCAGAGGTCCCCATCGACGACAGCGGCGCACCCGTAAGAGACCTGGACGGTACGACCACCGGCGTCGTTCTCGTCTTCCGGAACATCATGCAACGAAGAGCGCAAGAAAACCACACAAACCGCCTTGCGTCCTTCCCGGAACTCGATCCAATCCCTATCCTCGAAGTCGACCTGTCCGGCGATATTACCTTCTGCAACCCATCTGTCGAGAAGACTTTGGAAGAACTCGGTATGGACAAGAGGGATTGCAGCCCCCTCCTCCCCTCGGATATGGGCTCCATTCTCAGGGACTGGGACGGCACCAGCAGGACAATCGCACGAGAAGTCACGATAAAGGACAGGGTGTTCGGTGAGACCATCCATTTTGTTCCTCAGTTTAATGCGGTTCGCATTTACTGCCGTGAGATTACCCGTCGCAAGCGTGCCGAACAGGCGCTTCAAAAAGCCTATGAGGAGCTTGAACTCCGTGTCCACGAACGTACCGCCGAACTCCACCAGGCCTTCGCCAATCTCTCGAAAGAGCGCCAAAGGCTCTATGACGTTCTGGAATCTCTGCCTGCCTATGTGGCGCTGCTCGGGCCCGATTACCGGATGCCATTCGTCAACCGCGTCTTCCGGGACCTGTTCGGGGACCCAGGGGAAAAGAAGTGTTTCGAGCATCTTTTCGGGCGGACCGAACCCTGCGGGACCTGCTACACGTATGAAACGCTAAAAACATCAAAGCCTCAATCCTGGCAGTGGACCGGCCCGGACAGGCGCATCTACGATATCCACGACTTTCCCTTCGCCGACTCTGACGGATCCCCGCTTATTCTCGAGATGGGTATGGATATAACGGACCGGAAGCGTATCGAAGAAGAAATCCGAATCGCCAACGCCTATAACCGGAGCCTCATCGAGGCGAGCGTCGACCCCCTCGCAACCATAGACCCCGAGGGAAAGATCACTGACGTGAATACGGCAACCGAGAAGGCTACCGGCTATGGACGGGATGAACTCATCGGTACAGACTTCTCCGACTACTTCACCGAATCCCAAAAAGCCAGAGCAAGCTACCTTCAGGTCTTCACCAAGGGCCTTGTGCGTGATTATCCTCTGGAGATCAGACACAGAGACGGCCACATCACTCCAGTCCTGTACAACGCCTCGGTCTACCGGGACGAGGAAGGCAAAGTAGCGGGGGTGTTCGCAGCTGCACGGGACATTAGCGAGCGGCGTAAGCTCGAAGAGGAGCTCCGCCAAACCCAGAAGATGGAATCCCTGGGGACCCTCACCGGCGGTATCGCCCACGACTTCAACAATATCCTCGCAGGCATGATCGGATTTACCGAGATGGCCCTCGATGACATACCGCCTGACAGCCCCGCGAGGCACCACCTGGAACTCGTGCTGAAAAGCGGCTTCAGGGCGCGCGACCTCATCAGGCAGATGTTAAGTTTCAGCCGCAAGGCATCCTATGAGATAAAGGCCATCCCATTGACCCCCATTATCAAGGAGACAGTCAAACTCCTGCGAGCCTCAATCCCCACGACCATCGTTATCGGCATGAACGTCGCCACAAACTCAGATACGATCCTTGCCAATGCCACAGGTATCCAGCAGATCATCATGAACCTCGCGACCAATGCCGCCCACGCCATGCGTGAGAAAGGCGGCAAGCTGACCATAACCCTGAAGGACGCCTACCAGGCCCATGACCGGGATCTCTCGCCTGGAGCTTACCTTGAACTTGTGGTGGAGGATACAGGAGCAGGCATGGATACCACAGTCATGGAGAGGATATTCGATCCCTTCTTTACTACCAAGGAACCGGGCCAGGGCACGGGCATGGGGCTTGCCGTGGTCTATGGGATTGTAAAGAGCTTCAATGCAGAGATCACCGTGCAGAGCGTACCTGGAGAGGGCTCTACGTTCAGGGTTCTCCTCCCCAAGGCGGTAGCGGATGAACCTTCAGAGGCTTCAACCTCTCTCGCATTCCCCACGGGTCACGAGAAGATTCTTTTCGTTGACGACGAACAGATGCTCACAGAATTGGGCAAGAACATGCTGGAAAGGTTAGGCTATGCCGTTACAACCATGACAAGCAGTTCGGAAGCTTTGAAACTATTCTACCGAGACCCGTTCCACTTTGATCTCGTGATCACCGACCAGACCATGCCGGAACTCACCGGACTCCGTCTGGCAGAGCAATTGCTTACCGTGCGTTCCGATCTTCCCATCATCCTCTGCACCGGCCATAGTGACAGCGTGAATGTGGACAGCGCCACGGCAGCAGGGATCAGGGGATTACTCTTGAAACCCTTGGCTAAATATGAATTGGCCGTAGCGGTGAGGAAGGCACTGGACGCAAAGACTGGCGAATGA
- a CDS encoding PAS domain S-box protein — protein sequence MHIKNITESSEYSKSVLDCIGDPVFILDLEYRYVFVNKALCKQSGIALERWLGKTPHELFPKEEADIFRAHAGVVFETGEQDISEEQVTDANGEVRTIETTKTHYTDATGQQYVIGVVCDITGHRCAEEALKESEHRYRLLAENATDVIYVLNLDLTYKYVSPSVKQARGFSPEELIDQPISHSMTAESLELVTRAIRESLDLIKDETVDPDRTTVLELEMLCKDGSTVWAETKASFLRNDNGDPTAIMGIARDITERKRMEEALRRNELQLSQAVDLADIVYWEFDPAENALIFNDPFYAFYGTTAAREGGYRMSREEYRERFVHPDDRLSQSHDVQYNLTRHEAESPPDIEHRIIRRDGKVRHIVVRARVVKDD from the coding sequence ATGCACATAAAAAATATCACCGAGTCCTCTGAATACAGCAAATCGGTTCTCGATTGCATAGGGGACCCGGTCTTCATTCTGGACCTTGAATACAGATACGTCTTTGTCAACAAAGCGCTTTGCAAACAGTCTGGAATAGCGTTGGAGCGGTGGCTGGGCAAGACCCCGCACGAACTATTCCCCAAAGAGGAAGCCGACATTTTCAGAGCACACGCCGGGGTTGTGTTCGAGACCGGGGAACAAGACATCAGCGAAGAACAAGTAACAGATGCAAACGGTGAAGTGCGGACAATCGAAACAACAAAAACACATTACACAGATGCCACGGGTCAGCAATACGTCATTGGCGTGGTATGCGACATCACGGGACATAGATGCGCCGAGGAGGCGTTGAAAGAAAGCGAGCATAGATACCGTCTGCTTGCAGAGAATGCTACGGACGTGATCTATGTTCTAAACTTGGACTTGACATACAAGTACGTCAGTCCCTCGGTCAAACAGGCAAGGGGGTTTTCCCCGGAAGAACTGATTGATCAGCCAATCAGCCATTCCATGACGGCTGAAAGTCTCGAATTGGTAACAAGGGCGATCCGGGAGAGTCTGGATTTAATAAAGGATGAAACGGTCGACCCTGACCGCACAACAGTTCTGGAGCTGGAAATGTTGTGCAAAGACGGGTCAACCGTATGGGCGGAGACTAAGGCATCCTTTCTGCGCAATGATAACGGCGATCCAACGGCGATCATGGGCATAGCGCGTGATATCACGGAACGCAAACGGATGGAAGAAGCCCTGCGCAGGAACGAACTTCAATTATCTCAGGCTGTGGATCTCGCCGATATCGTGTACTGGGAGTTTGACCCCGCCGAGAATGCATTGATATTCAACGATCCCTTCTATGCTTTTTACGGCACGACCGCCGCACGAGAAGGCGGATACCGGATGTCGCGCGAAGAATACAGAGAACGATTTGTACATCCTGACGATCGCCTGTCTCAGTCTCATGACGTGCAGTATAACCTTACTCGACATGAGGCTGAATCCCCTCCCGATATAGAGCATCGCATTATTCGGCGCGATGGTAAAGTACGCCACATCGTGGTACGGGCGCGCGTCGTCAAAGACGATTGA